The Coffea arabica cultivar ET-39 chromosome 1e, Coffea Arabica ET-39 HiFi, whole genome shotgun sequence genome has a window encoding:
- the LOC140017141 gene encoding uncharacterized protein, producing the protein MLVANVVQENAPSNASYTSHEIQKEILYIFSNKVRKEICQEIGNSKFCTIVDEARDESKREHMALVLRYVDKEVCIRERKRNDELKEAQTIEVATKIANGELEIGRGLNQIGTLKRARDTRWGSHLDSISSLLKMFNATCVVLSNIAANGGDANFALNQLLSFEFVFTLHLMKDIMEITHLLCIALQRKSQDILNAMHLVSSTTKLLKNFRDSGWDDFLVKVKLFCEQHQIDIPDMNAQYIARRGRSRSHHNEISVEHYYQVDIFLATIDYQLQELHSRFNDHTVELLVLSTALDPRNGFMLFKIDDICKLAEKFYLNDFMEQEPVRLRIELQHFELDIPNHPELQELSGIHELCQGLVKTRKSVISPLIDRLIRLVLILPVSIATTERAFSIMKIIKTKLRNTMEDHFLNDCLTVYIEKEVVENLAVIQS; encoded by the exons ATGCTG GTTGCAAATGTTGTTCAAGAAAATGCTCCATCCAATGCCTCCTATACatctcatgaaattcaaaaggagATTCTTTATATATTTTCCAATAaggttagaaaagaaatttgccaAGAGAttggaaattcaaaattttgcactATAGTTGATGAAGCTCGTGATGAGTCCAAAAGAGAGCATATGGCTCTTGTTTTGAGATATGTAGATAAGGAAGTATGCATCCGTGAACG CAAACGTAATGATGAATTAAAGGAGGCTCAAACAATTGAAGTTGCTACTAAGATTGCTAATGGTGAACTTGAAATTGGAAGGGGGCTTAATCAAATTGGCACTTTAAAACGAGCTCGAGATACTCGTTGGGGTTCTCATTTGGATTCTATTTCTAGTTTACTGAAAATGTTCAATGCTACTTGTGTGGTTTTAAGTAACATTGCAGCAAATGGAGGAGATGCAAATTTTGCTTTGAATCAGTTGTTATCCTTTGAGTTTGTTTTCACTTTGCATCTTATGAAAGACATTATGGAAATTACTCATCTTCTTTGTATAGCATTGCAACGTAAATCTCAAGATATTTTGAATGCAATGCATCTTGTCTCAAGCACAACAAAGCTACTGAAGAATTTTCGAGATTCGGGATGGGATGATTTCTTGGTGAAAGTTAAATTATTTTGTGAGCAACATCAAATTGATATCCCGGATATGAATGCTCAATATATTGCAAGACGTGGTAGATCTCGAAGTCATCATAATGAGATTAGTGTGGAGCATTATTATCAAGTGGATATATTTCTTGCAACAATTGATTATCAATTGCAAGAGTTACATAGCAGGTTTAATGATCATACCGTGGAATTGCTTGTTTTGAGCACTGCTTTAGATCCTAGAAATGGATTTATGCTGTTCAAGATTGATGATATTTGTAAACTTGCAGAGAAGTTCTATCTgaatgattttatggagcaagaaCCAGTACGTCTAAGAATAGAACTTCAACATTTTGAGCTCGACATTCCAAATCATCCTGAATTGCAAGAATTATCTGGTATTCATGAGTTATGTCAAGGCTTGGTGAAGACAAGAAAATCAGTGATATCTCCTCTTATTGACAGATTGATTAGACTTGTTCTTATTCTTCCTGTATCAATTGCAACTACAGAGCGggcattttcaattatgaaaataatcaagACAAAGCTCCGAAACACGATGGAAGAtcatttcttgaatgattgtctaactGTGTATATAGAAAAGGAAGTTGTTGAAAATTTAGCAGTGATTCAATCATAG
- the LOC113694717 gene encoding protein neprosin-like, with protein MKLFYFFILLSMMNLCDASSKKTQVRKTLSSSKKIPVKSIKSPDGDIIDCINIYHQPAFDHPLLKNHTILMRPSLQPRKGPIGGGEPFKSNSHGQEDKNPINQLWQLGGRCPEGTIPIRRYQKARYAKKEHRNFPQLADFSNHEYAFAYVQSNKFLGAKATINLWQPQVQGSGEFSLAQIWVLAGADSALNSVEAGWTVYPSHFGDSNTRLFNYWTRDRYQSTGCYNLECPGFVQTSNSIALGATISPVSTYHGAQHEITLHIFKDPKKNVWWLQHGNDDVIGYWPASLFKDLADSASLIEWGGEIINNAQGGQHTTTQMGSGHFAEERARGASYFKKLQVVDQSSTLVPPGDIKAVATKPNCYNIVPGKSDNAGDYFYFGGPGRNPKCP; from the exons ATGAAgctattttatttcttcattttattatcCATGATGAATTTATGTGATGCCTCAAGCAAGAAGACTCAGGTCAGGAAAACGTTGAGCAGTTCAAAGAAGATCCCTGTCAAGTCCATCAAG AGCCCTGATGGTGATATTATTGATTGTATCAACATTTATCATCAACCAGCGTTTGATCATCCTTTGCTAAAAAATCATACCATTTTG ATGAGGCCTAGTTTGCAGCCTCGGAAAGGACCAATTGGTGGGGGTGAACCATTCAAATCCAATTCTCATGGCCAAGAGGATAAAAACCCAATTAATCAGTTATGGCAGTTGGGTGGGAGATGCCCTGAAGGAACTATTCCTATTAGAAGATACCAGAAAGCAAGATATGCAAAGAAGGAGCACAGAAACTTTCCCCAGCTCGCTGACTTTTCCAATCACGAG TATGcatttgcatatgtccaaagtAACAAGTTTTTGGGAGCAAAGGCAACAATAAACCTTTGGCAACCCCAAGTTCAGGGCAGTGGTGAATTTAGCTTGGCTCAAATATGGGTTCTTGCAGGTGCTGATTCAGCTCTGAACAGCGTTGAAGCTGGTTGGACG gtATATCCAAGTCACTTTGGAGATAGCAACACAAGACTTTTCAATTACTGGACT cGTGATCGTTATCAATCCACTGGGTGCTACAACTTGGAATGCCCTGGCTTTGTTCAAACCAGTAATTCAATTGCATTGGGTGCCACCATTTCACCAGTTTCTACCTATCATGGTGCTCAACATGAAATCACCCTACATATCTTTAAG GACCCAAAGAAAAATGTGTGGTGGCTACAACACGGGAATGACgatgtaattggttattggcCTGCTTCCTTATTTAAAGACCTAGCAGACAGTGCTTCACTAATTGAATGGGGTGGAGAGATAATAAATAATGCTCAAGGTGGGCAACACACCACAACTCAAATGGGCAGTGGCCATTTTGCTGAAGAACGAGCTAGAGGGGCAAGTTACTTCAAGAAACTTCAAGTAGTTGATCAATCCAGCACCTTAGTCCCTCCTGGTGATATCAAAGCTGTAGCTACGAAGCCGAATTGCTACAACATAGTACCTGGAAAGAGTGATAATGCCGGAGATTACTTTTACTTTGGTGGACCAGGAAGAAATCCTAAGTGTCCATGA
- the LOC113694701 gene encoding uncharacterized protein, producing the protein MPRSSRTGELIYDLEVEKAARRRRQETKRRKEGHLFIANESVEDEISMANTQTLRELAAPELTHQPLCITFPTLAENTAFKLKSGLIHLLPSFHGLSGEKPHKHVKEFEVVCSSMKPPRVTEEQIRLRAFPFSLKNAAKDWLYYLPAGSITTWAQLKKKFLEKFFPAFRAASLRKEICSIKQYPGESFYEYWERSIIDAASGGALANKTMKEAWELIEAMAENSQQFGFRESNPTRRVNEIETSSIQQQLSELTFVVRQLAMRDTPQVKVCGICTSMDHCTDTCPILQENGAKQVNMAGGVPAPRRQYDPYSNTYNPGWRDHPNFSYGNKPQNSFSNRPPGFQQPWQPKAQPSSSSSGNSLEEIVKSLATTTTQLQQETRTLVTTTAQLQQETRSLVASSTQFQQDTRAGMKDMETRMSQMATAINRLESHVYEKLLSQPEENPKNVSAMTLKSGKELEGPKVKNPKSRNEEEIEKEMEEDERIRKVSKVPKYAKFLKDLCVNKRKLKGDEKVMVGENVSTVLQRKLPPKCGDPRPLKETGVIIQLADHTCAYPDGIVEDVLVQVDGLIFPADFYVLYMDDRSAPNPSPIVLERPFLSTAQTKIDVSKGRAHALQGYARCTIQVGGLSVSRRAYTLEGNLLDIIETRWSEDYNLQNVPTPSNLGDNENQT; encoded by the exons ATGCCTCGTTCTTCTCGCACAGGTGAATTGATATACGACCTTGAGGTTGAGAAGGCAGCGCGTAGGCGGAGGCAAGAGACCAAGAGACGAAAAGAAGGGCACTTATTTATTGCAAACGAGTCAGTGGAAGACGAAATAAGCATGGCCAACACCCAAACATTAAGAGAGCTGGCTGCCCCGGAGCTGACTCACCAGCCCTTATGCATCACATTCCCTACTTTGGCTGAGAATACCGCTTTCAAACTGAAGTCGGGGTTGATTCACCTCTTACCTTCTTTCCATGGTCTCTCTGGTGAAAAACCCCACAAACACGTTAAAGAGTTCGAGGTGGTTTGTTCTAGTATGAAACCCCCTAGGGTCACTGAAGAGCAAATTAGACTGAGAGCCTTTCCGTTCTCTCTCAAAAATGCAGCTAAAGATTGGCTGTACTACCTACCAGCAGGTAGTATTACCACATGGGCACAGTTAAAGAAgaagtttttggaaaaattcttccCTGCATTCCGGGCTGCGAGTCTGAGGAAGGAGATCTGCAGCATTAAACAGTATCCCGGAGAGTCCTTCTATGAATATTGGGAAAG GAGCATCATTGACGCTGCGAGTGGGGGAGCACTGGCAAACAAGACAATGAAGGAAGCGTGGGAGCTTATCGAAGCCATGGCAGAGAACTCCCAGCAATTTGGCTTCCGTGAGAGCAACCCTACCCGTAGAGTCAACGAGATAGAGACTTCATCCATACAGCAACAACTGTCAGAGTTGACGTTTGTTGTTAGGCAATTAGCCATGAGAGACACGCCGCAAGTGAAAGTATGTGGAATTTGCACGAGTATGGACCATTGCACGGACACGTGCCCCATTTTGCAAGAGAACGGGGCGAAACAGGTAAACATGGCCGGAGGCGTGCCCGCACCCCGCAGGCAGTATGACCCGTACTCCAATACGTACAATCCGGGCTGGAGGGACCATCCCAATTTCAGTTATGGTAACAAGCCACAGAATTCATTTTCTAATCGTCCACCAGGATTCCAACAACCGTGGCAACCAAAGGCTCAACCCTCATCCTCTAGCTCAGGAAATTCTTTGGAAGAAATTGTCAAGAGTTTAGCAACAACCACCACTCAGCTCCAGCAAGAGACTAGAACCTTAGTCACGACCACTGCTCAACTCCAGCAAGAGACTAGGTCCCTGGTTGCGAGCTCTACTCAGTTTCAACAGGACACCAGAGCGGGCATGAAAGACATGGAGACTCGAATGAGCCAAATGGCAACTGCCATTAATCGCCTGGAGTCCCACGTCTATGAAAAATTACTTTCGCAGCCTGAAGAAAACCCCAAAAATGTAAGTGCCATGACACTGAAGAGTGGCAAGGAACTGGAAGGGCCTAAAGTGAAAAATCCAAaaagcagaaatgaagaagaaatcgAGAAGGAGATGGAAGAAGACGAGCGCATTCGCAAAGTGTCTAAG GTACCCAAGTACGCAAAATTCTTGAAAGACTTGTGCGTtaacaaaagaaagctaaaGGGTGATGAGAAAGTGatggtaggagagaatgtatcaACTGTGCTTCAAAGGAAACTCCCACCCAAATGCGGGGATCCGA GACCTTTAAAAGAAACGGGGGTAATAATTCAATTGGCTGATCATACATGTGCTTATCCAGATGGGATAGTTGAGGATGTTTTAGTGCAAgtagatggattaatttttcctgctgatttttatgtgctttacATGGATGATAGAAGTGCCCCAAATCCATCACCAATTGTATTAGAAAGGCCATTCTTGAGTACTGCCCAGACTAAAATTGATGTTAGTAAGG ggcgtgcccacgccttacagGGGTACGCCAGGTGCACTATACAAGTTGGGGGACTATCAGTTTCAAGGCGTGCCTACACCTTAGAAGGGAATCTTTTAGACATTATTGAGACGCGATGGTCAGAAGATTATAACCTCCAAAACGTGCCCACGCCTTCTAACCTTGGCGACAACGAAAATCAAACGTGA